The Ptychodera flava strain L36383 chromosome 3 unlocalized genomic scaffold, AS_Pfla_20210202 Scaffold_26__1_contigs__length_13983176_pilon, whole genome shotgun sequence genome segment AGACTCGTCAAACCAATGaatttgatttatattgtaATCAGAAACAGTTTCTATGAAATCCAGTGTATATTGTCCTATAGCTGGAGTCATCGATTCGGCAGCAagacttgatattttctttcgaCTCATGTTCAGGTATTCGGTTATCGCTCGGTGAATTGTCGCCAGCGATGGTACGTTTTCGGCCGTACACCCGTTATCATCAAGAAGTTACCTTCTATTTTCGTGCAAGTAAATACTTGGTTGCCGCCTTTTATAGAACTCGATATGTTGGAGAATGTTGTCGACAACTCTAGTACGTTCTAACGCTGGTCTATCACTAAGGGAGCCTGTTCTCTCGTATTTGCAGCAGATACTGTGCGCTGTTGATTTAGACACTCCGGTCGTCGATGCAATTTCACCATAAGAAACGCCTTTCAAGTGAAGTTCTCAGATGCGTCTTCGCGTCAGAAATGGTGTCGGAAAACCACGTTGCATTTTGGAAGTGTGTACTATATACTGTGCACGGCAGTTGTACAATGTTGCAGCAACCCTCAACTTTGCCGCCCAAACTATTTTTGTATCCGCGATCTGTTATTCGCATTTTAGTTGTCgtattaatgaaatgaaattcgcGCACACATTTTACCGGAATAAAACTTCGCCCATTGTTTTTGAACAATTCATACGAATCGCTAATGTAAAGGTACGTATTCACGTAGCTAGGAATATGACGTTCACGTCAGTCGTTTGCGTACAGTGTATCTTATGTTTACATAAACTTGTAAACTTGTCGCGGCGGCGTCTGAAATCTTCCTAGGAAGTTCCttatcaactcatgaagtttcaaaggaaacacactgatgaattcatgagatgtatcaaCATTCACATGAAGTTGCGCGTTCGATGATAGATGAGAACGAGTGTAATAACTGTATTTCGTTGTTTTCCCTTATCGAAGACACCGACACTTTGACCATGAACATCTTGTTTTCAGATCGCGGAAGCCATGTATAACTTGCAGATGTATCATATATTGATCTCAAAGCTGAAAACAAAGACTAATTATGACTGTGAAAGACGCCATTCTTTTATGACATGGAGTAAATCAGAAAACGGACCCACGATTTCTAAGTTGAAGCTCAAAATATGAACTAGTTAACTAAAAGGTTCTAATAGATAAATGCATTATTCCAACTCACGTTTACCATGGATGTTACCGACGTAAGGCCAGGCTTTCTTTGGTTTCATTAGAATTGCTAAACGGCCGAGCAAACCGTCGACTTCTGCTAGAAAGTCTTTGTCAAGTTTAGAACGAGTTTCTTCCTTATGCATGTTGGCTAAGACGTTTATATCGATTGATGGTGTGGAGAGTTTGAAGGCGTCAAACACGGGGAATGACTTCAGCAAAGCGTTGCGATAAGTGTTTCCCTCCTTCACTCTATCGTCACCGTCTCCAGTTTCTTCTTCTAGTTTTAACACCTAAAACAAAGTTAAAATGGCTCCTATTATCCAATTTACGCCGATCTCCCTTAAGAGAGAGGTTAGTAATGCTAGTTGTACATCTGACTATTCATAAAAGTAGATCAGTAAACTCTCGATCGGAATCGGACTCACATCGTAGGGCACCTATTCACTTtgtgaagacatcacagtccTAATTGCTCGGTACAATCCATGATCCAAAGAAGAGTTCGAAAACCGAGCTAATTATAACAATTGTTCTAACTTTGATCCCTTCAATGGATGTAAAGTTCATACAGCACTCGTACATACATACTCGCTATCGCATTACGCACCCAAGCAATAAAAACTATTTGCTAAACTGAGTTTCAAATATACTCATGGGTGCTTGTGTCCATCTTCAGAACTAGTCATCCAGGTTAGAAACGTATTATTAAGGAAATGTTGGAGAGATAGACTCAGGAACACGACTCATACGAATATTAAGAGAACCAACGGTCATGACAAGCAGATTGATTATAATCAACAATGCGAGGCCGAAACAGAACAAATTTGGTGTTCATTCGGTCTAATTCACTGGCCCTTACATTAAAAGAAATGTTTAATTGGTACATAGAGGAGCAAGGCAAACAGCTTTATAGGccatttgtgtatatatataatatatatatatatatatatatatatatatatatatatattatatatatatatatatatatatatatatatacatatatatataacgtgATCGCAAACTTGATTAGTGAACAGAAAGACAAAGGTCCTttgtaaagggtcgtaggtcgcagtgcgccggagcgcccgcacacgactgacTCTTTCAGTCTAGGCTGACGCATGATATAAGAATTCCTGGACCTGTTCTAGGTAATTattgaaagaaaggaaaaacacGATTAGAAttaatttgacataattttatctttatattttttaatttctcaaaagtgttacgtGCCTAAAGCTGAATCTTGCTATTAcagattactcataaaaaacaagtatgtaacttaaaaagaaaatgaaaagcggatgagcttatatttgcagattaaatagacattacttcaccatccaattacccccaaattagttccaatagtaTTGAAGTAATATTATTAATTGCCAAAGTTTTTTTCTCGAAGTCTGTCATAATGGAACTTTTCACatcaacaaaaaagaaaaggaGGTGGTCAAAATATAGTAGGTGACATTTCAACTAACTATACCAACACTTGTAGAGGGATTATGTGACGTAAATTAAGTGTACTTTGATGAGTACAATAATATACACAAGTGGTGCAAAGAAACCATTTGTCTCATGGTACTCACCTCTTCAAGAATATAGTCTTTGATGTCTACTTCAATTTCTTCGTCGCCTGGTGAGATAGAAAACGTCATTGAGACATCACAGAGAAGCCACATAACATTTGGAAAGAACTTGATAAAGTCCTTTACTTTAGATTTTGTTCCCTTCCCGACTTCGTCAACATTTATAACATTACCAAGTGTGCCAACCCATCTGGAAAATTGGAGTGAAGAAAAAGATTGGATTTGTTTTATAGTTGTAATGTCAACGAACTTTAGCACCAAATTAAAAATCTTTTGTGCTTTGAATTGTACGGGTAATAAATAACAGAGAAGCGCATAAATGCCAATTTAATATGTTTCCTGATTGACCTTCcctgttttgaatttcattgaacGATAACGTCATTATCTTCAATTTACCTTAAGTTCTTTATATCATGCACAGTCATGGACCCTCTACTGTTGTAGACCAAGACAGACGCCAGCAACGAAACCAAAGAAAACATTTGCAAATCATCTTCACTGTACGCGTCATAGGCACCGAGACCCTCTGTGTCCATGACAAACACGGTAACTTCTACCCCTTTTCGAAGTTTCTTCTTGAACATGTCAGTACTCATCCATATACCTGACGTAAATGAATACTGATAAAGTCACATTCTGGAATAACACTATAGTTTTCTAAGTTATGTTGACAGTAGGATTGCTTatgacacgattggaactaatttgggataaatgGATGGTGATGTAATgccgatttcatctacaaatgtaatctcatctgcttttctttttacatcacacatttgtttttatgagtaatttgtagtattgcaaaattcagctatacggcaccttacacttttgagaaatttgaaaaatatgaaatccaattatcctaaattagttccatcGTGTTTTATTATTGCTGTATAGAACGTTCTCTAATACATACTTTAAGTGCAAAATGTGCGAGCTGATTGTCATCGATTTcgtaaattttatttaaatctaCGCTCTCTTCATTTCAGTCGATAATCTTTTCGTTTTCATTGAAAGGACACCGTTATAATTTAATTATCTGTTCGAAATGTGCATCTTTCTCTCAAGTCAGTGTAATCCTGATGAACTGCACGTCTCCAGCACAGCGAGACTTTGTATCAGCAAACAATCTCTAGAGGGGTTAAAGTACACACACATGGTCTGTGGTTTCATCTTGCCTGATGTTTTAAAAACACAATCGTGTGGTCTTGATTCAACCATCTGGCTGGCTATGTATGATTTTCCACACCTAGCTGGACCAGTCACCGCTATCGGACAGATTGGACCATCGATGGAACGTAGGATCTGCAGAGCGTCCTCACACACCACCAACTTTCCTCGAGCCTTGCGTTTTTTGACGAGTGTCCCGCTTCCTCTGTCCCACTCAAAGTTGTCCGGGAAGCAGAGAGGAATACTTGTGTGAACTTTATCTTAAAACAGAAAGTGAAAGAGAAAAGTTGGCTCGCTGTATCGCAGGTCTTTCTGTTAGCTTCTGGAGCTCTAAGGCCTAATTTGCGTTTATCATGAAACCACGATGGCTGAGGAATTATGAGAAAGgttttaatttttgcaattataaaTTACGAAGAATGTTCCCTTTGAACGGACGTACTCACCCATAATGTTTAAAGCGTCGCCTTTTCTGTGTTTCTTATTTTCAATTCTGTAGCAAAATAGGAGGAAAAACTTACTTGAATGCTACACGTGTGATTTTAAGTGGTTGAGAAACGCCTTGACATTGTTTCCCTGAAACATAAGTACGTTCGAGAGGTTCTAGGTCGCAGAACATCCTAAGTGACATCAAAACATTTGTCAGGATTGGATACAGTGATGATATCGCCAATGATTATTGTACATTCATTGATGACGAGCAATTTGAGATTACTATACCTCTACTAAGGTTCGACACGCCTTGCTGGAGTATACTCTAACAGAATCATGGATACAACAACTATCAATCACTGTTGTGTGACACAGATAATCTGTGCAATTCATCGAAACTTTGAACCAAGTGACACACACTGTTTGAGTAGGTGACGGATTTAACCTTTTCATGTTAATTACTAGATATAGTACCCAGACAATGGTATTAATCAAAGGGCACGAAGATGGATTCTTGAGTGTAGCGAAGGATATTTTACACAAAGGAACGGAGTTGAAAACGACTAATTTACCCCGTGAATAAATATTTCACTACACGTATCTCCTATGTCAACAAAAGACCATCAAAGTATACTTCTATTGCTTGCATTATAAAAGATTATAGTTGTAGTGTGCTGGCTACGttatttgatgaaatgtatCAATAGTATATCATAGAACCGCCGATAACATTTACCTTGCCTTATTATTATCAGATATGGGGCGCTTTGAATGCGAATAAAGTTAGCTCAAAATATGTTTCAGTTGGAAAAGGGTTGAGTTTTATTATGAACATGCAAATTGGTGTATATCTAATAATGTTCAATGGTTTTGATACAATCTTCAGTCACCCATTTTAAAATTTAGAAGATAAAAGACCAGCAAACTCTATTCCTTGTCTCGATATGTATTGTTTTCAACTATTAGAAGGGAATTCGTAATTATCAGTGCCTGTAAatcaaataataaaaatgaGTATAGGAAAGCCGACTTACTCTGATATTACAGTTTGGATAATTTTGAATCTTCACAGTAACCACGCTTGCCACAGCACTGTCCTTCGTTCATCTCCCAACAAGCACAAATACCTTAACGGTAAGTGCTTTAATCTATTCTGACTATGGGGGAGTGGCTACAAAGATTTATGGCGTCAGTCCATACCAAAGTGTCTGCCGGGCAAAGTAGTTCAATATGTCTGTGCACATTGAAGAAAATGACCTCTGTATAGCTGTGCATATATAACAACACAAGATACCAGCATTATCCGCTCGTCGTTCAGAGATAGAAAACACTTCATCGCACCTGAAATCCAATTCCAATCCTGGAAAGGTTTAAGAGAGCAAGTTTCACTTTAGATCTGTTACATTTTATTGACATCTGTAACAAAGGTGTATCCTTAACTAGCACATATGTTACTTTCACAGTGACTCTAATTAAAGTCTATGTTACAGGTATGTATATATTCCAACAGACAAATGTACCGATTCGTCGAAAAATGAGTAACCTTGTTTTATACTGGCACGTGACGAGAACCACGGGTTAGTGGAAGGTCAGATGTTGTAGGGTCACATTTACTTGCATAGGCGGGTGGTACGATTTGAAAAGGTGTCAGCAGTATGTACTCGCAGAAGCGGGTGGTACACTTTGGGAAGAGAGCCAGGATTGCCTAGACTTTAAAGACTTGCGTTCGATTACTGTGTGTTCAATTTGTGGTTTATAGTACAATACATTAATGTATACTGCCTGGGTAAGTGTACACATCCATAGTCTGTAGTTGCATCTTGGTAGATGTTTAAAACAGGCAGTCACATGGCCTTGGTTCAACCATCTAACTGGCGACAAAGGATTTCCCCATATCTATAGCTAGCTGAACAAGTGAAGGCGATTCCACAGCTTGGTCTATCAATGAAAGGTAGGATTTGAAAAGCGTCCTCAAACACTTCCTACTTTCCCCGTTTCTTTCGTTTTTTGACGAGCGTAGAGCTTCCTCTGTCCCACTGAAAGTTGTCCGTATAAAAGAGACTGTCTCTCAAAAAAGTGCCAAAAGTGAACGAGAACAATTAGTTCACTTTATCACACTTCTTACTAATAGTTTCCGAAGCTGTTAATCGGTGTTCATCGTATGTTGATTTGTTGAACAACCTATTAAATCGCCACAACAATGGTGGCTAAGTAATTGTGAT includes the following:
- the LOC139125715 gene encoding guanylate-binding protein 2-like → MDKVHTSIPLCFPDNFEWDRGSGTLVKKRKARGKLVVCEDALQILRSIDGPICPIAVTGPARCGKSYIASQMVESRPHDCVFKTSGIWMSTDMFKKKLRKGVEVTVFVMDTEGLGAYDAYSEDDLQMFSLVSLLASVLVYNSRGSMTVHDIKNLRWVGTLGNVINVDEVGKGTKSKVKDFIKFFPNVMWLLCDVSMTFSISPGDEEIEVDIKDYILEEVLKLEEETGDGDDRVKEGNTYRNALLKSFPVFDAFKLSTPSIDINVLANMHKEETRSKLDKDFLAEVDGLLGRLAILMKPKKAWPYVGNIHGKQFAELLKEYVSEFSSSGGVLNIRSIGSRVVETLLNDVHEKAFDKYTSKMDEFLKSVLPCPNHEVVYKHKTCLDRAMQYFNVKSKYIKDSDSLSIYRKKLLERIAVYSDDGLTCVGGHLKTSLASNVKQSDVFCKKIVDDLFKEKLKPLMDYCEEDDTGQSIDVESAINDVETEYKKRARGPQIWHVYKTELAEDQENVEELMRSLKIEKEKIMHLSWKDDIVEQKKGIANDREESIAAILSQVNQLLKSHPGLANELQILIAQSKEESKKQEKELMKKHDCTD